One window from the genome of Centroberyx gerrardi isolate f3 unplaced genomic scaffold, fCenGer3.hap1.cur.20231027 Scaffold_450, whole genome shotgun sequence encodes:
- the LOC144538345 gene encoding DNA-directed RNA polymerase II subunit RPB4, whose translation MAAGGGAPPSHVGDVEEDASQLLFPKEFENAETLLNSEVHMLLEHRKQQNESAEDEQELSEVFMKTLNYTARFSRFKNRETIASVRSLLLQKKLHKFELASLANLCPEAAEEAKALIPSLEGRFEDEELQQILDDIQTKRSFQY comes from the exons ATGGCGGCTGGAGGCGGCGCGCCGCCATCGCATGTCGGGGATGTTGAGGAAGATGCTTCGCAGCTACTTTTCCCTAAAG AGTTCGAGAACGCCGAGACGCTGCTGAACTCGGAGGTCCACATGCTGCTGGAGCACCGCAAGCAGCAGAACGAGAGCGCCGAGGACGAGCAGGAGCTGTCCGAGGTCTTCATGAAGACCCTGAACTACACGGCCCGGTTCAGCCGCTTCAAGAACCGAGAGACCATCGCCAGCGTCCGCAG tCTCCTCCTGCAGAAGAAGCTCCATAAGTTTGAGTTGGCCAGTTTGGCCAATCTGTGTCCtgaggcagcagaggaggcCAAAGCCCTGATCCCCAG TCTGGAGGGCCGGTTTGAGGacgaggagctgcagcagatcCTGGACGACATCCAGACCAAGAGAAGCTTCCAGTACTGA
- the LOC144538346 gene encoding dual specificity protein phosphatase 14-like yields the protein MSVSQISCGLFLSGLDAALNRSLVSSRNITLIVNASGQDVSYPHPDGVEVVPVPVPDRPHAPLCGYFDPVAERIAGNRSGKTLVHCTAGRSRSPALVMAYLMRYEGVTLRQAYERVLEKRPYIRPNAGFWRQLMAYERTLLGRSSVRMAVTSCGVLPEALDAEDAAAYCVNV from the exons ATGTCCGTGTCCCAGATCAGCTGCGGTCTGTTCCTGAGCGGCCTGGACGCGGCCCTGAACCGCAGCTTGGTCTCCAGCAGGAACATCACTCTGATCGTCAACGCCAGCGGGCAGGACGTGTCCTACCCGCACCCGGACGGCGTGGAGGTGGTGCCCGTCCCCGTCCCGGACCGACCCCACGCCCCGCTCTGCGGCTACTTCGACCCCGTGGCCGAGCGGATCGCCGGGAACCGTTCAGGGAAAACCCTGGTTCACTGCACAGCCGGCAGGAGCCGATCCCCCGCTCTGGTCATGGCCTACCTGATGAG GTACGAAGGCGTCACCCTGCGCCAGGCGTACGAGCGGGTTCTGGAGAAGCGACCGTACATCCGACCCAACGCCGGCTTCTGGAGGCAGCTGATGGCGTACGAGAGGACGCTGCTCGGCAGGAGCAGCGTGAGGATGGCGGTGACGTCGTGCGGAGTCCTACCCGAGGCTCTGGATGCTGAGGACGCCGCCGCGTACTGCGTCAACGTCTGA